The genomic region ATACCAAGATTGTGAAACATAAAGTATTTGTATTAACAATTGAAACAATACCAAACAATACCTGGTGTTTTGTCATCAATTTCTGTACGTTTTTGGCTTATAGGTGAGCGTTTGTCAATAGCTTCTGGGTAAGTGCTTGTTTTTTTAGTTTTGGAAGCAGAAGCCAATGTTGTAGCTTTAGTAAGCGCTTTACCTAAATCATCTAGGTCTATTTCATCGTCTTCATCATCAAAGTCAAATGACCATGTGTCATCTAGCACCTTAGTGGTTAATGGTGATGCACAAGAATCTTGACCTACAGGCGTGGATTCTTTATCTTCGGGAGATCTTTGTACACGAAGAGCACGCCAACTGTAAAATAAGAAACGACACAACCTTAACATGAACTTAAATCATGATGATTTGAAAAGAGTTCTTAGTCAATAGTCGACACATAAGCAtataataagaagaagaaaaaacaagAATAGCTTACCTAGCGGTCTCGCAAGTTGATGCTAGACAGGAAAATATATAAATTACACGCTCTTCTACCGTTAATATCTTGCTGGAAATTGGAGCATAAATCTGAGAAATAAAGCAACTAACTGATAAAAGCCACTTTTTACATAAAAAGACCCCAAGATCAAAACTTTATGAACGGCATAGTATTTAACGTTAACCTGGGCAACAAGAGAAACTTTCCCTTGACACGAATCGCACCTAAGAAGATCAGGTTTTACAGCAGATTCAACACAAGGCCAGTCCTGCAACAGGATTACAGTAGACTTATTATCAATAGCATCAGCAACACTACACTAGTTTAGTTCAAAAACATGTACGGGTCAAGTCGGTTCGACCCAAAACAATACACTCTctgttaaaaatttaaaaacttTCTGGATAACTAATGATGATATAATTACTTACAGGAAGTCCACCAATTTTAATAGTGTAATGATCTGCTACTTCTAAATTATCATCAGCCCATGCTCCTGGCATGCCTAGAATCACTTCACCCATCTTCATTAACTAAATTCAATACAGTA from Rutidosis leptorrhynchoides isolate AG116_Rl617_1_P2 chromosome 9, CSIRO_AGI_Rlap_v1, whole genome shotgun sequence harbors:
- the LOC139867191 gene encoding uncharacterized protein — its product is MKMGEVILGMPGAWADDNLEVADHYTIKIGGLPDWPCVESAVKPDLLRCDSCQGKVSLVAQIYAPISSKILTVEERVIYIFSCLASTCETASWRALRVQRSPEDKESTPVGQDSCASPLTTKVLDDTWSFDFDDEDDEIDLDDLGKALTKATTLASASKTKKTSTYPEAIDKRSPISQKRTEIDDKTPVLPCFYIYTQDENYSKDVASVSTSISSLNIKENQSDGDEKVSEETWEGESYEYDTALNADRTYLKFKKRLDVYPEQCFRYSYGGKPLLATTESGDPGRCVLCGELRHYEMQLMPPVLYYLQEATKNCSLEKWNWMTIIVYTCSKGCAPSSKQEGDGWVVTEEAIVVQTE